A genomic segment from Etheostoma spectabile isolate EspeVRDwgs_2016 chromosome 11, UIUC_Espe_1.0, whole genome shotgun sequence encodes:
- the LOC116697774 gene encoding growth hormone-regulated TBC protein 1-A isoform X1 has product MERKGNASQPHTCNNGSESRIDPYGFERRHDFESYKEMMNEYVVVLNRRSMRWSKLLQEKPHVEKNLTVKRYVRKGVPNEHRARIWMAASGGQERLESNPGYYQSLLAKEHDSKLKETIHTDMHRTFPDNILFQSKAEPSLQRALYNVLLAYGQHNKEVGYCQGMNFIAGYLMIVTKDEENSFWLMDALLGRMLPDFYSPAMMGLKTDQEVLGELVKAKAPAVGQLMAQYPGIWTLVVSRWFICLYIDILPIETVLRVWDCLFYEGSKVLFRVALTLITHHQPEILRARSLTDVCECFKQITCGAFTLDCHTFMQKVFTEPGSLSMATIDKLREKCRQRILEEESGRK; this is encoded by the exons atggaaagaaaaggaaacgcTTCTCAACCTCATACATGTAATAATGGCAGTGAAAG CAGGATTGACCCCTATGGCTTTGAGAGACGTCATGATTTTGAATCCTACAAGGAGATGATGAATGAGTATGTAGTCGTCCTCAATAGAAGGTCAATGAGATGGTCCAAGCTCCTTCAAGAGAAACCACATGTGGAGAAGAACTTGACAG TGAAAAGGTATGTGCGTAAAGGTGTGCCTAACGAGCACCGTGCCAGGATTTGGATGGCAGCCAGTGGCGGACAGGAACGACTAGAGAGCAACCCGGGTTATTACCAGTCTCTGCTGGCCAAGGAGCATGACAGCAAGTTGAAGGAAACCATCCACACAG ATATGCATAGGACCTTTCCTGACAACATCCTCTTCCAGAGCAAAGCAGAACCGAGCCTGCAGAGGGCTCTATACAATGTGCTGCTTGCCTACGGACAACATAATAAGGAAGTTGGGTACTGTCAG GGCATGAACTTTATTGCAGGCTACCTCATGATCGTCACCAAAGATGAAGAGAACTCCTTCTGGCTCATGGATGCATTATTGGGCAGAATGCTCccag ACTTTTACAGTCCAGCCATGATGGGCCTGAAGACTGACCAGGAGGTCCTCGGGGAGCTGGTGAAGGCTAAAGCTCCTGCAGTAGGACAGCTCATGGCCCAGTATCCTGGCATATGGACACTGGTGGTGTCACGCTGGTTTATCTGCCTCTACATTGACATACTCCCAATTGAG ACAGTTCTGCGGGTTTGGGATTGTCTTTTCTACGAGGGCTCCAAAGTTCTTTTCCGTGTTGCTCTGACTCTCATCACTCACCACCAGCCTGAGATCCTGCGAGCTCGCTCTTTGACAGATGTGTGCGAGTGCTTTAAACAAATTACCTGTGGAGCTTTCACTCTGGACTGCCACACCTTCATGCAG AAAGTCTTCACAGAACCTGGGAGCCTGTCAATGGCAACTATTGATAAACTCAGAGAGAAATGCAGACAACGAATACTGGAGGAAGAATCTGGAcggaaataa
- the LOC116697774 gene encoding growth hormone-regulated TBC protein 1-A isoform X2 — MERKGNASQPHTCNNGSERIDPYGFERRHDFESYKEMMNEYVVVLNRRSMRWSKLLQEKPHVEKNLTVKRYVRKGVPNEHRARIWMAASGGQERLESNPGYYQSLLAKEHDSKLKETIHTDMHRTFPDNILFQSKAEPSLQRALYNVLLAYGQHNKEVGYCQGMNFIAGYLMIVTKDEENSFWLMDALLGRMLPDFYSPAMMGLKTDQEVLGELVKAKAPAVGQLMAQYPGIWTLVVSRWFICLYIDILPIETVLRVWDCLFYEGSKVLFRVALTLITHHQPEILRARSLTDVCECFKQITCGAFTLDCHTFMQKVFTEPGSLSMATIDKLREKCRQRILEEESGRK; from the exons atggaaagaaaaggaaacgcTTCTCAACCTCATACATGTAATAATGGCAGTGAAAG GATTGACCCCTATGGCTTTGAGAGACGTCATGATTTTGAATCCTACAAGGAGATGATGAATGAGTATGTAGTCGTCCTCAATAGAAGGTCAATGAGATGGTCCAAGCTCCTTCAAGAGAAACCACATGTGGAGAAGAACTTGACAG TGAAAAGGTATGTGCGTAAAGGTGTGCCTAACGAGCACCGTGCCAGGATTTGGATGGCAGCCAGTGGCGGACAGGAACGACTAGAGAGCAACCCGGGTTATTACCAGTCTCTGCTGGCCAAGGAGCATGACAGCAAGTTGAAGGAAACCATCCACACAG ATATGCATAGGACCTTTCCTGACAACATCCTCTTCCAGAGCAAAGCAGAACCGAGCCTGCAGAGGGCTCTATACAATGTGCTGCTTGCCTACGGACAACATAATAAGGAAGTTGGGTACTGTCAG GGCATGAACTTTATTGCAGGCTACCTCATGATCGTCACCAAAGATGAAGAGAACTCCTTCTGGCTCATGGATGCATTATTGGGCAGAATGCTCccag ACTTTTACAGTCCAGCCATGATGGGCCTGAAGACTGACCAGGAGGTCCTCGGGGAGCTGGTGAAGGCTAAAGCTCCTGCAGTAGGACAGCTCATGGCCCAGTATCCTGGCATATGGACACTGGTGGTGTCACGCTGGTTTATCTGCCTCTACATTGACATACTCCCAATTGAG ACAGTTCTGCGGGTTTGGGATTGTCTTTTCTACGAGGGCTCCAAAGTTCTTTTCCGTGTTGCTCTGACTCTCATCACTCACCACCAGCCTGAGATCCTGCGAGCTCGCTCTTTGACAGATGTGTGCGAGTGCTTTAAACAAATTACCTGTGGAGCTTTCACTCTGGACTGCCACACCTTCATGCAG AAAGTCTTCACAGAACCTGGGAGCCTGTCAATGGCAACTATTGATAAACTCAGAGAGAAATGCAGACAACGAATACTGGAGGAAGAATCTGGAcggaaataa